The genomic DNA AGCCCAAGCACGACGCGAAATCCGTTCATGTCGCTGAGCATCATTGAGATGGAGATGATCACGTCGACGATGAAAAAGCCTTGTTGGTTACGCAAGGCTAGAGCGAGAACCGTTGGCAGAAAATGATGCAGAATCAAAACTCCACCAGCGAGCCCGCAGGCTCCTGTTGTCGTCGACATGACGACCGAGCAAAAGAGTCCGATGCTTCCAACGAGAAACAGGTGAGCAAAAAGTGAAATGTAAACTGCGACCACCTGATCGATCTGGACACCTCCCAATGTGACCGCGAGGACTGTGAAGGGGATTTGTACACACAACAACAAAAATGCCCCGATCATGCGCGGCGTCCATTTCCCGAGGATGAGTGAAGTCGCCCCGACGCCTGCCATCTTCAGCAAGCTGAGTGTCCGCTCTTCTTTTTCCTCAGTAATCGCTGTCGCAAAAAATGCGGTGCCCAGAATGGTGATGAAGAAGTAATTGTAGAGGCTGACAGAACGGAATAAATCCAACCCGGGCGCTCCGCGGGACGCCCAGTCTCGCTGAAATGTGATCAGCGTCAGGAGAATGAATCCGGCCAGAAGAAGACGCGCGAGGTATCCTCGCAGTAAACGAGAATCCGTTTGCAACGCACGTCGAACAAGGGCCAGAAATTTGTTCATCGTTCACCCTTGATCAACGTGTGAGCAGTTGCTGTGGGGCGCTACTATTCTAATTCCGGACTCCACGTTCGGTGAGATCCATGAATGCTTCGTTGAGGTGCCGTTGGTCTCGACCGAAGTTGATGATGTTGCAACCCAGGTTTATGACATCACCGAGGAATTGATTACTATCGGTGAGCGTGGGGTCGAGTTTGACGCGGACGTCCGATCGTCCTTCCATCGGTTGAATCGAGACGACACCGTTGATCTTTGAAAGTGCTGCTTCGACTTCATCCGCCGGGAGGTCAACACGAATCCGGAACGTGGGTGTTTCGGTTTTTTCATCGAGCAAGGCTTCCATCGGACCGCTGTACTTCGTTTTTCCACGATCAATGATAGTCACGCTGTCACACAGTTCTGCCAGTTCGCTGAGAATGTGGCTGCTGATGAAAATCGTCTTCCCCATCCGCCGAAGCTCACGGAGAATTTCCATCAACTCAATTCGAGCACGCGGGTCCAGTCCGGAAGCCGGTTCGTCGAGCAACAGTAAATCAGGGTCATTGACGAGAACACGCGCGAGGCTTACGCGCTGTTGCATCCCCCGGGAAAGTCCCTGAATGAAATCGTCTTTGCGGCCATCCATGTCTGTGAGTGCGAGGACATCACCGACGATGCGGTTTCGTTCTTTCAGGGAAAATCCGTATGCT from Thalassoglobus polymorphus includes the following:
- a CDS encoding ABC transporter ATP-binding protein; the encoded protein is MEHVIDIKNVSHLFKQHRALDGITFQVAPQSLHGFVGPNGAGKTTTLKLICTLLKPQMGQINVFDYDVRSNVKAIRRRIGYMPDHFSMYRQMTVFEYLDFFGAAYGFSLKERNRIVGDVLALTDMDGRKDDFIQGLSRGMQQRVSLARVLVNDPDLLLLDEPASGLDPRARIELMEILRELRRMGKTIFISSHILSELAELCDSVTIIDRGKTKYSGPMEALLDEKTETPTFRIRVDLPADEVEAALSKINGVVSIQPMEGRSDVRVKLDPTLTDSNQFLGDVINLGCNIINFGRDQRHLNEAFMDLTERGVRN